A region of the Geomonas subterranea genome:
GGCTCCTGGGGGAGCGCAAGCTGATCGGCGTCTCCTGCCACAACCAGACCCAGGCCATCACCGCCCAGGAGATGGGGGCCGACTTCATCACCTTCGGCCCGGTCTACTACACCCCCAGCAAAGCCGAGTACGGCGAGCCGGTGGGGATCGAGAAACTGAACAAGGTGGCTCAGACGCTGCAGATCCCGGTCTTCGCCCTTGGGGGGGTGAACCTGGAGAACTGCGCCGAGGCGGTCGCGGGAGACGCGCGCGGCATAGCCCTCATCTCCGCCATACTCTCCGCGCCGGAGCCGCGGGAGGCCGCCAAGAGGCTTTTGGCCCTGCTCCCCCCGCTCGAGGAGCACAACGACTAGATGACCGCCGGCGAACCTATCCACAAAGAGCTGCGCATCAACTCCTACGGCTCGTACCTGAGAC
Encoded here:
- the thiE gene encoding thiamine phosphate synthase, with amino-acid sequence MKGLDSPWIDFNLYLITGRGETLGRNLEFVVEEALRGGVRAVQLRDKGTTSTKELYETAQELRRLTSRYGAKLFVNDRVDVALAVDADGVHIGSSSLPLYKVRRLLGERKLIGVSCHNQTQAITAQEMGADFITFGPVYYTPSKAEYGEPVGIEKLNKVAQTLQIPVFALGGVNLENCAEAVAGDARGIALISAILSAPEPREAAKRLLALLPPLEEHND